A window of the Corythoichthys intestinalis isolate RoL2023-P3 chromosome 6, ASM3026506v1, whole genome shotgun sequence genome harbors these coding sequences:
- the slc47a3 gene encoding multidrug and toxin extrusion protein 1 isoform X2 has translation MTECGSMFSSVWREARLLRTVRSLFPVGFTEELKEIAILAAPACLAHLMGLSVSFISTMFCGHLGRVELDAVSLAIAVVNVTGISIGVGLSSACDTLISQIYGAGNLWRIGVILQRAILILILACFPCWALLINTESILLLFGQEPEVARLSQVYVKIFMPALPATFMYELLTRYLQNQGIIWPQVITGFVANLLNALINYIVLFSLNMGVVGSALANTVSQFFMAGILYAYMLWRRLHKGTWAGWSIECLQDWGSFIDLAIPGMVMMCVEWWTFEIAIFLAGLISEVELGAQSVIYQLSNIAYMFPLGFSVAGTVRVGNALGAGKTQQAKLSAKLSVFCAVSVSICFAVIIGSLRNYIAYIFTNDEQIRLLVSDVVKFYAPFLLMEATASAAGGVIRGTGTQKVGALCSVLGYFGVCLPVGVSLMFAAKLGIKGCPGPELAKQPQIMMHPPPCFTVGMRC, from the exons TGTCTGGCACATCTCATGGGGCTTTCTGTGAGTTTTATTAGCACCATGTTCTGTGGTCATTTGGGAAGGGTGGAGCTGGATGCTGTATCTCTGGCCATAGCA GTGGTGAATGTTACCGGCATATCTATTGGTGTTGGACTATCATCAGCGTGCGATACTTTGATTTCTCAG ATTTATGGGGCTGGTAATCTATGGAGAATTGGGGTGATCCTACAAAGGGCAATCCTTATCCTCATCCTGGCCTGTTTCCCCTGTTGGGCCTTACTCATCAACACTGAGTCCATTCTGTTACTTTTTGGACAAGAACCAGAGGTTGCCAG GTTGTCTCAGGTTTACGTTAAGATCTTCATGCCAGCACTTCCT GCTACATTTATGTATGAACTGCTAACGAGATACTTGCAAAATCAG GGCATCATTTGGCCACAAGTGATCACAGGCTTTGTGGCCAATCTCCTCAATGCTCTCATAAACTACATCGTTCTCTTTTCATTAAACATGGGAGTAGT GGGTTCGGCTCTTGCCAACACCGTGTCACAGTTTTTCATGGCTGGCATCCTATATGCTTACATGCTGTGGAGACGTCTTCACAAGGGGACCTGGGCAG GTTGGTCCATAGAGTGCCTCCAGGACTGGGGCTCATTCATAGACTTGGCCATCCCCGGCATGGTCATGATGTGTGTAGAGTGGTGGACTTTTGAAATTGCCATCTTTTTAGCAG GTCTAATAAGTGAAGTGGAACTTGGAGCTCAGTCAGTCATCTATCAACTCTCTAACATTGCTTACATG TTTCCTTTAGGTTTCAGTGTGGCAGGCACTGTAAGAGTGGGAAATGCTCTAGGAGCTGGAAAAACCCAGCAAGCCAAGTTGTCTGCAAAACTGTCAGTGTTCTGCGCAG TATCAGTCTCTATATGTTTTGCGGTCATCATTGGGAGCCTGAGGAATTACATTGCTTATATCTTCACAAATGACGA ACAAATCCGGCTACTGGTTAGTGATGTTGTGAAGTTCTATGCTCCGTTCTTGCTGATGGAGGCAACTGCA TCGGCCGCCGGAGGGGTCATCAGGGGAACAGGAACACAGAAGGTCGGGGCTCTCTGCAGCGTTCTGGGTTACTTTGGTGTGTGTCTACCTGTTGGTGTGTCGTTGATGTTTGCCGCCAAACTAGGAATCAAGG gttgtccaggccctgagctagcaaaacagccccaaatcatgatgcacccgccaccatgcttcacggtggggatgaggtgttga
- the slc47a3 gene encoding multidrug and toxin extrusion protein 1 isoform X1 translates to MTECGSMFSSVWREARLLRTVRSLFPVGFTEELKEIAILAAPACLAHLMGLSVSFISTMFCGHLGRVELDAVSLAIAVVNVTGISIGVGLSSACDTLISQIYGAGNLWRIGVILQRAILILILACFPCWALLINTESILLLFGQEPEVARLSQVYVKIFMPALPATFMYELLTRYLQNQGIIWPQVITGFVANLLNALINYIVLFSLNMGVVGSALANTVSQFFMAGILYAYMLWRRLHKGTWAGWSIECLQDWGSFIDLAIPGMVMMCVEWWTFEIAIFLAGLISEVELGAQSVIYQLSNIAYMFPLGFSVAGTVRVGNALGAGKTQQAKLSAKLSVFCAVSVSICFAVIIGSLRNYIAYIFTNDEQIRLLVSDVVKFYAPFLLMEATASAAGGVIRGTGTQKVGALCSVLGYFGVCLPVGVSLMFAAKLGIKGLWTGFCSSVSLQSCFLVAYLAIMNWDKVTLEAQIRAGVNRTSDEDGQEESDSNMSELQFIDEDAGIGITQYRGRRNLFLRRGLVGVLMLFILAAGIVLNLLLSKLIT, encoded by the exons TGTCTGGCACATCTCATGGGGCTTTCTGTGAGTTTTATTAGCACCATGTTCTGTGGTCATTTGGGAAGGGTGGAGCTGGATGCTGTATCTCTGGCCATAGCA GTGGTGAATGTTACCGGCATATCTATTGGTGTTGGACTATCATCAGCGTGCGATACTTTGATTTCTCAG ATTTATGGGGCTGGTAATCTATGGAGAATTGGGGTGATCCTACAAAGGGCAATCCTTATCCTCATCCTGGCCTGTTTCCCCTGTTGGGCCTTACTCATCAACACTGAGTCCATTCTGTTACTTTTTGGACAAGAACCAGAGGTTGCCAG GTTGTCTCAGGTTTACGTTAAGATCTTCATGCCAGCACTTCCT GCTACATTTATGTATGAACTGCTAACGAGATACTTGCAAAATCAG GGCATCATTTGGCCACAAGTGATCACAGGCTTTGTGGCCAATCTCCTCAATGCTCTCATAAACTACATCGTTCTCTTTTCATTAAACATGGGAGTAGT GGGTTCGGCTCTTGCCAACACCGTGTCACAGTTTTTCATGGCTGGCATCCTATATGCTTACATGCTGTGGAGACGTCTTCACAAGGGGACCTGGGCAG GTTGGTCCATAGAGTGCCTCCAGGACTGGGGCTCATTCATAGACTTGGCCATCCCCGGCATGGTCATGATGTGTGTAGAGTGGTGGACTTTTGAAATTGCCATCTTTTTAGCAG GTCTAATAAGTGAAGTGGAACTTGGAGCTCAGTCAGTCATCTATCAACTCTCTAACATTGCTTACATG TTTCCTTTAGGTTTCAGTGTGGCAGGCACTGTAAGAGTGGGAAATGCTCTAGGAGCTGGAAAAACCCAGCAAGCCAAGTTGTCTGCAAAACTGTCAGTGTTCTGCGCAG TATCAGTCTCTATATGTTTTGCGGTCATCATTGGGAGCCTGAGGAATTACATTGCTTATATCTTCACAAATGACGA ACAAATCCGGCTACTGGTTAGTGATGTTGTGAAGTTCTATGCTCCGTTCTTGCTGATGGAGGCAACTGCA TCGGCCGCCGGAGGGGTCATCAGGGGAACAGGAACACAGAAGGTCGGGGCTCTCTGCAGCGTTCTGGGTTACTTTGGTGTGTGTCTACCTGTTGGTGTGTCGTTGATGTTTGCCGCCAAACTAGGAATCAAGG GCTTGTGGACAGGTTTCTGTTCCTCTGTGTCTCTGCAGAGCTGCTTCCTGGTTGCTTACTTGGCAATAATGAACTGGGACAAAGTTACACTTGAG GCTCAGATTAGAGCTGGTGTGAACAGGACGTCAG ATGAAGATGGCCAGGAAGAAAGCGACAGCAACATGTCAGAGctgcagttcatcgacgaggaCGCGGGAATCGGGATAACCCAGTATCGCGGCCGTAGGAATTTATTCCTGCGTCGTGGTCTCGTCGGGGTCCTCATGCTTTTCATTCTGGCTGCCGGGATCGTGCTCAACCTGCTTTTGAGCAAGCTGATCACGTGA
- the slc47a3 gene encoding multidrug and toxin extrusion protein 1 isoform X3, translating into MTECGSMFSSVWREARLLRTVRSLFPVGFTEELKEIAILAAPACLAHLMGLSVSFISTMFCGHLGRVELDAVSLAIAVVNVTGISIGVGLSSACDTLISQIYGAGNLWRIGVILQRAILILILACFPCWALLINTESILLLFGQEPEVARLSQVYVKIFMPALPATFMYELLTRYLQNQGIIWPQVITGFVANLLNALINYIVLFSLNMGVVGSALANTVSQFFMAGILYAYMLWRRLHKGTWAGWSIECLQDWGSFIDLAIPGMVMMCVEWWTFEIAIFLAGLISEVELGAQSVIYQLSNIAYMFPLGFSVAGTVRVGNALGAGKTQQAKLSAKLSVFCAVSVSICFAVIIGSLRNYIAYIFTNDEQIRLLVSDVVKFYAPFLLMEATASAAGGVIRGTGTQKVGALCSVLGYFGVCLPVGVSLMFAAKLGIKELLPGCLLGNNELGQSYT; encoded by the exons TGTCTGGCACATCTCATGGGGCTTTCTGTGAGTTTTATTAGCACCATGTTCTGTGGTCATTTGGGAAGGGTGGAGCTGGATGCTGTATCTCTGGCCATAGCA GTGGTGAATGTTACCGGCATATCTATTGGTGTTGGACTATCATCAGCGTGCGATACTTTGATTTCTCAG ATTTATGGGGCTGGTAATCTATGGAGAATTGGGGTGATCCTACAAAGGGCAATCCTTATCCTCATCCTGGCCTGTTTCCCCTGTTGGGCCTTACTCATCAACACTGAGTCCATTCTGTTACTTTTTGGACAAGAACCAGAGGTTGCCAG GTTGTCTCAGGTTTACGTTAAGATCTTCATGCCAGCACTTCCT GCTACATTTATGTATGAACTGCTAACGAGATACTTGCAAAATCAG GGCATCATTTGGCCACAAGTGATCACAGGCTTTGTGGCCAATCTCCTCAATGCTCTCATAAACTACATCGTTCTCTTTTCATTAAACATGGGAGTAGT GGGTTCGGCTCTTGCCAACACCGTGTCACAGTTTTTCATGGCTGGCATCCTATATGCTTACATGCTGTGGAGACGTCTTCACAAGGGGACCTGGGCAG GTTGGTCCATAGAGTGCCTCCAGGACTGGGGCTCATTCATAGACTTGGCCATCCCCGGCATGGTCATGATGTGTGTAGAGTGGTGGACTTTTGAAATTGCCATCTTTTTAGCAG GTCTAATAAGTGAAGTGGAACTTGGAGCTCAGTCAGTCATCTATCAACTCTCTAACATTGCTTACATG TTTCCTTTAGGTTTCAGTGTGGCAGGCACTGTAAGAGTGGGAAATGCTCTAGGAGCTGGAAAAACCCAGCAAGCCAAGTTGTCTGCAAAACTGTCAGTGTTCTGCGCAG TATCAGTCTCTATATGTTTTGCGGTCATCATTGGGAGCCTGAGGAATTACATTGCTTATATCTTCACAAATGACGA ACAAATCCGGCTACTGGTTAGTGATGTTGTGAAGTTCTATGCTCCGTTCTTGCTGATGGAGGCAACTGCA TCGGCCGCCGGAGGGGTCATCAGGGGAACAGGAACACAGAAGGTCGGGGCTCTCTGCAGCGTTCTGGGTTACTTTGGTGTGTGTCTACCTGTTGGTGTGTCGTTGATGTTTGCCGCCAAACTAGGAATCAAGG AGCTGCTTCCTGGTTGCTTACTTGGCAATAATGAACTGGGACAAAGTTACACTTGA